In one Nicotiana sylvestris chromosome 8, ASM39365v2, whole genome shotgun sequence genomic region, the following are encoded:
- the LOC138875136 gene encoding uncharacterized protein: MEKVKLIKERLKTAQSRQKSYLDVRRRDLEFKEDDWVLLKVSPMKDIMKVVGDPSTIVPVKTIEVNEELSYEEVPVAILDRQVRKLRNKEIASVKVLWQNQQVEEATWEAEEEMRKKYPHLFE, from the exons atggagaaagtcaagctTATTAAAgaaaggttgaaaactgctcaaagtcGCCAAAAATCCTATTTGGATGTgcgtcgcagagatttggagttcaaagaagatgattgggtattgtTGAAAGTTTCCCCAATGAAGGATATCAT GAAGGTAGTAGGGGATCCGTCCACCATCGTGCCAGTCAAGACTATTGAGGTGAATGAAgagctatcatatgaagaagtcccagttgccattcttgataggcaagttcgaaaactgagaaataaggaaattgcatccGTGAAAGTATTATGGCAGAACCAGCAAGTTgaagaagccacttgggaagccgaggaagaaatgagaaagaagtacccacatttgtttgaatag